The nucleotide window TAAGCTACCATGGTAACTTTTGAAAACAGTTTGATTCATTTAAACTTTTAtcatagaaatagtttatacataagcCCTTCTACTATAAgcgtttaattaagttgtttatcaaaacAGATAGTTTACGAGTTTTTCCCCTAATATTATTATAGGGAAGGAATATAGCAAAGGAGATTCAAGGTATGCAGCAAGGGATGCTGCGGTAGTAGCTGTTGAAGGACTAACAGCAGTTTTGGAGGGCCCAGCCAGTCTTCTGGCCGTGTAAGTTAAACACTATAGTTTCGGATCCGAGCATACTTTTGAAACTGCAAACCAAACATATCCCAATGATATGATGCAGAAACTGGCGATATTTTTAATCTTGTTTCagttttcattttaatcttattatttatttttctaactaGTTTGTTATGATTTATAGTTTGTTGTGATGTCTGTGTTGTTTATTTTCAAGCTTTTACAACGAATTTGCTTCATACATTTGTTAattatgaagcacggatacggacacggacatGACACGAACACTGACACGCCGtcacagctaataatttgaaaaaatcacataatgcagtgtaattacaagtgtcggcgacatgtgtccgacaccgggacacacctaatccgaggagtgtccgtgcttcataatATTACCAGCGaatttatgttttatctttgatttttcatttttaatctcACTGTTTGTATTTTCTTAATGTATGACAGATATGCAATAGCTACTGGGAAATCATACAGCTACATCCTTCAATTTGCCGTTTCATTGGGTCAGCTATATGGAACTGCAACATATTATATAACAGCGATTTTGGAAGGCGATAATTTTTCTACAAATTCATTTTACTACTATGCATATTACATTGGAGCAAATTTCTCTTGGATTGTCATCCCCTCGATCATTTCCATTCGCTGCTGGAGGAAAATCAGCGCTGCATTTCGAGTTCAAAGCCAGACAAGAAAGACTAAAGTTCGTTGATGCAGATTTTTCAGGTTGTCATCAGTTTTGATGATCTTAGAGCAAAGAATAATGATGACTAAGTTTGTTTAGATAAAGGGAATATTGTTAAGAATTGTATCATTTGATTCTTATTAAATTTGCATAGTTTGAAAAGAGCAATTTAGACGTTTAATTTTAAGTCATTCTTATGGATTTTGATAGAATACATTTAGTAATCTCACGCTTTTACACATTCAGCATATTGGTTGTCGTTGGTTTGAAACCAATCAGCCAACACATTTCATAGCAAACGTACACACGTTTGCTATATTCCTTAATAATTCACACATTCGAAGTTCCCACACTTTGagttattattgaataataactAAGTCCAAGATATGTGTGTATGAGCATGGAtacactttttgttttttgttttactcCTTGaaaaatttagtcattttgaaaCTGTCCTTATAATAATgtagaatatttaattttaaaatttagagatcaattttaatataaacaaatttgggGAGCACCAAAATAAAACACcgtaccaaaataaaaatgtgtactatttgaaaagaataaacCTTGATA belongs to Medicago truncatula cultivar Jemalong A17 chromosome 6, MtrunA17r5.0-ANR, whole genome shotgun sequence and includes:
- the LOC25496873 gene encoding probable 3-beta-hydroxysteroid-Delta(8),Delta(7)-isomerase, coding for MEGSQTSQDSVHPHPYVPKDLHLPGYVPCFLSQSNILSGYGSFFVILFALTWFFSGRLKKTKVDRLLIFWWAFTGLTHLILEGYFVFAPEFFKDNTGFYLAEVWKEYSKGDSRYAARDAAVVAVEGLTAVLEGPASLLAVYAIATGKSYSYILQFAVSLGQLYGTATYYITAILEGDNFSTNSFYYYAYYIGANFSWIVIPSIISIRCWRKISAAFRVQSQTRKTKVR